TCCTCGCGCTTCGCCCAGCTCTCGGCGGTGTAGGTGACCGAGGCCTCGATCACGCGATCGCCGCCCAGGCGTCGGGTGGCCTCCTCGACATAGCCCTTGCGGATCAGGTCGGGGATCCACTGGGCCTCCATGAGGTGGAGGCGACTCTCGAAGGAGGGCGCTTTGCCGCCCTCGTAGCGGATGTCGTCGAGGATGGGCTCGACCTCGTCCAGGCTCCGCGCCTCGCCGACAGCCAGCGACGTCTCGACGAAGGTGAGGCAGTCCACGGCGTCCCACCGGAGCCTCGGCCCCGAGGAGCCGCCGTCGCCAAGCGGGGCACGACGGTAGCGGGCGCCCAGGAAGGCCTCGGAGGCGGCGCGTGTGCGCTCCCAGCCGCCCGGCAGGGTCGACAGGCGCGCGATCGCGCTCACGATGCCTTCTCGGCTCGAGCGGGGAAAGCGGGCAGGCTGGACGGGGTGGGTCTCCTTCGGCTGGGACGCCATCGCCACGCTGCCGAGCGGAAGGGAAGCGAGCGGAAGGAGGGCGAGCAGGATGGCGAGCGGTGATCGCATCGGGCCGATTCTAACCACGACCGCGCACCAAGCCCTACAAACGACGCCCTTCGTCCGCCGCAACGAAGCAGCGACGGACGAAGGGCAGGGGACGTACCCGCTTAGCTCTTGTAGGGCAGGCAGGACGCCGCGAGCTCGCAGCTGTCCTTCAGGCACTTGTTGAACGCCATGGCCACGTCGAAGCAGCAGGTCTTGTCGGTCGGCTCGCAGGTCATGGCACACTCGGTGAACTTGTCCATGGCCTCTGCACACGCACCGCCTTCCATCCCGCACTCCCCGGTCTTCATGGCGCAATCCATGCAGGCCTCGCCCGCGGGCTCGGTCGCGCAGACGTAGTCCGGGTTGGGCACGAGCTCGCTCGAGCCCGTACCCGTCTTCTTGTCGTCACCACATGCCGCCAGGCCCATCGCGGCAATCGCAAGAGCCATCACGAACCACTTCGTTGCAAGCTTCGACATGGAGGCTTCCTTTCGCACCAGAGGTGCATGTATGAGTGACGGGCACGATACACCAAAAGCCGGGGCTGTCCACCGGTCGAGTACACGAATCTTGAAGTCGCTGTGGAGGGCCGCTACCGGGGGGCGGGAGCGGTCACGAGGGGCAGGGTACGCCCGTCTTCGA
The Vulgatibacter incomptus DNA segment above includes these coding regions:
- a CDS encoding N-acetylmuramoyl-L-alanine amidase-like domain-containing protein translates to MRSPLAILLALLPLASLPLGSVAMASQPKETHPVQPARFPRSSREGIVSAIARLSTLPGGWERTRAASEAFLGARYRRAPLGDGGSSGPRLRWDAVDCLTFVETSLAVGEARSLDEVEPILDDIRYEGGKAPSFESRLHLMEAQWIPDLIRKGYVEEATRRLGGDRVIEASVTYTAESWAKREDLKGQPWSPRLAGTHSIPVIPLDAAIELGPSLPEGLVLNVVRVPAAGKVSLITHTGLVVVKDGKRFVRHAALAEREVIDEPIERFLRRHAGMRSRRVLGVNLLAVRPNAERARRAAESRLLDTSR